From a single Fusarium fujikuroi IMI 58289 draft genome, chromosome FFUJ_chr03 genomic region:
- a CDS encoding related to SEC7, component of non-clathrin vesicle coat: MPSNSTSSSNDNARRKTRRRPHTDLNINTNTSSLASPLSRERDAIPHPRTPPPQDSEYRVSQSKSKSKSRSLANTNSDNNNSSDNRAPTRLPASNTHAHESFLENPTPVEDDMADRLPPSSTQRDSHDLSLSPRNVTRDSLVANMLMSLDQFSMAQLSDKYGPSSTPASRTHTFDETSPQFGAAEQTRSWVASNSVAGPPRSNGHQYSYSSDLEGADDSSRISSRGRRSNSSSNFQSSFPRLNSVREGHRAGSSRAMHSRGGKPGSKSSSTASVDAGYVQVLGSQRYGRGFGRSASFDYGPQQQAAQAPVVEPSPFRVEFPNSYIDDEYDAAPTPTVPGGPRREPSIPAMSAMPSSIPPPMPPPPLEPPTLDHKRSSRSLKSVSGRKPATSREPTPAVPALDLDSAPAPNVGYGKSKDPTVHSGPTPATHAPAPVKERPGFFRRVFGSSRNNSHNNETANPPAPQSNPSADKMAGSASAPPSRDTSSSHSHHPVLQKKPSSFFRRRKKSVTEDTPPLPPMPAAPVPTAAPNLAPQDRDGNYPPQPSPVSSLRKVMNPYLRSGQSAPGTSASQGPSPLADISNMTPERDDRAAEREGYQREFSPDYSPSPNARIRTVRSESDEQLNKRNNNSTPSRPPPERPTKAIESRNNSFLNLDGTSDNEDERGFSNRKPASVSQTQSKQPDNTPARDIPRPGKDQIGSRKPSHRPQQSDSEDEPDRSNLALPIEGARASSPGSASTGTDYKSALSAPPSVRIESSADPSPKVLGTFDSIKNKGIDEPEFVIGDPTEDDRQKAQKIYDGNEDFIQKEKAASWMGEEGPIRQRTLQAYMELYDFTNQSIVQALRQVCGRLVFRAETQQVDRILVAFSKRWCDCNPNHGFKATDVIHTICYSIMLLNTDLHLADIESKMTRSQFIKNTMTTILQAVDESAPDAFHRPSILPDKNGLAAGENQDPPSEQDRRSFRNSFRPPARADSGTLPGEGIEDCGPLVKSRFNGTRKAWEEQIEAVLKGIYTSIRDERLPLFGAESEKNASLQPSHSGGLSVMGMLKRTPSVLSKAPSESQLSVRGRINENGRANTARWTSKSRSRAGMSRNGFSSSRTSFDDGNSLWSPTPSSATWSRHSLGRTQTSVSQDSFGSHLPRGDYQQSIGFANALSQAIIRDEEMYGDGAPSIMSSEIPATQLLEDESLELAGPPWVKEGMVTHKHHLDGVDKKAKARNWSEVFAVIQKGQLNLFSFQPNKSVRSRNRGRNAGGAPAIVGGGNWQDNATNLGCYNLRQTLASALPPPGYSRARPHVWALSLPNGAVHLFQVGTPEICKEFVTTANYWSARLSTHPLTGGISNIEYGWSEAIVNNALVSAINETTTGKTSRPGSSAAHGRGSSVNSGSFRGSSFDHVAGAFTNNSGRGKLPGDRIHIAEWAPPTQSMRPSNQPEAEQLQTLDTYVKGIEAELQTHNRLRSPMLLAFTPRGSNAVKAMANWERKSAYLLREIVKFTTYVDCLRQADSRKQEIYHERDLAQRAARGELSEGDMDVSSDDEGDVTLRP; this comes from the exons ATGCCGTCGAActcaacttcatcctccAACGACAATGCTCGTCGCAAGACTCGACGTCGGCCTCATACCGACCTGAACATCAACACAAACACTTCATCCCTTGCCTCGCCGTTGTCGAGGGAAAGGGACGCCATTCCGCACCCACGGACGCCGCCTCCTCAGGATTCAGAATACCGCGTGTCCCAGTCTAAGTCCAAGTCTAAGTCAAGGTCTCTAGCCAATACGAATTCCGACAACAACAATAGCAGCGACAATCGGGCGCCTACCAGGTTACCCGCCTCCAACACTCACGCGCATGAGTCCTTTCTAGAGAATCCCACTCCCGTCGAGGACGATATGGCCGACCGTCTCCCTCCATCATCCACACAGCGCGACTCCCACGATCTATCCTTGTCTCCTCGCAACGTCACCCGAGACTCCCTCGTGGCTAATATGCTCATGTCTCTCGACCAATTCTCCATGGCACAGTTGAGCGACAAGTACggcccatcatcaacacctgcATCCCGTACACACACCTTCGACGAGACCTCGCCCCAGTTCGGCGCCGCCGAGCAGACTAGAAGCTGGGTAGCCTCCAATTCTGTCGCCGGCCCCCCCCGATCCAACGGACACCAATATTCTTATAGCTCGGATCTTGAAGGAGCAGACGATTCCAGTCGTATATCGAGCCGCGGCCGACGGAGCAATAGTAGCTCTAATTTCCAATCAAGTTTCCCGCGCCTCAACAGCGTTCGCGAAGGTCACAGAGCAGGCTCATCGAGAGCCATGCATTCGAGAGGGGGCAAGCCGGGCAGTAAGAGCAGTAGTACAGCTAGTGTTGACGCTGGTTATGTTCAGGTGCTTGGAAGTCAACGATATGGACGCGGGTTTGGAAGATCTGCCAGTTTTGACTATGGACCTCAACAGCAAGCAGCGCAGGCTCCAGTTGTTGAACCGTCTCCTTTTCGAGTCGAGTTCCCGAATAGTTACATCGACGACGAATACGATGCAGCCCCGACCCCTACCGTCCCGGGTGGCCCACGACGGGAGCCGTCGATCCCTGCGATGTCGGCAATGCCCTCGTCTATCCCACCACCAATGCCACCTCCACCTCTCGAGCCCCCGACACTCGATCATAAACGCAGCAGTCGCTCTCTGAAGAGCGTGTCGGGACGCAAGCCTGCCACTTCTCGGGAGCCTACACCTGCTGTGCCAGCTCTGGACCTTGATTCGGCGCCTGCACCCAATGTTGGCTATGGTAAATCAAAGGACCCGACCGTGCACAGCGGCCCAACGCCTGCAACACATGCACCTGCACCCGTCAAGGAACGTCCAGGCTTTTTCAGGAGGGTGTTTGGATCGTCCCGCAACAACTCACATAACAACGAAACGGCAAACCCTCCGGCACCACAATCGAATCCCTCTGCCGACAAGATGGCTGGTAGTGCATCGGCACCGCCATCTCGCGAcacatcttcatcacattcTCATCACCCCGTACTACAAAAGAAACCGTCCTCGTTCTTCCGTCGGCGGAAGAAGTCCGTCACTGAAGATACTCCTCCTCTGCCCCCAATGCCTGCAGCTCCCGTCCCTACAGCTGCGCCTAACCTGGCTCCTCAGGATAGAGATGGCAACTATCCACCACAGCCAAGTCCCGTCAGCAGTTTGCGCAAGGTTATGAACCCGTATCTTAGGTCTGGTCAGAGTGCTCCGGGAACTTCTGCTTCCCAAGGACCGTCTCCACTGGCCGATATTTCCAACATGACACCGGAACGAGACGACAGGGCTGCagagagagaaggatatcagcGAGAGTTCTCGCCTGACTATTCGCCAAGCCCCAATGCTAGGATCAGAACAGTCCGCTCAGAGTCTGATGAGCAGCTCAACAAGCGAAATAACAACAGTACACCCTCGCGCCCTCCACCGGAAAGACCTACCAAAGCGATTGAGTCGCGAAATAACTCATTCCTTAACCTTGATGGGACTAGCGACAATGAGGATGAACGCGGATTTTCGAACCGAAAGCCTGCTAGCGTATCCCAAACTCAGTCCAAGCAACCCGATAACACTCCAGCAAGAGACATTCCTCGACCAGGCAAAGACCAAATTGGGTCCAGGAAGCCTTCCCATCGCCCACAGCAGTCCGATTCCGAGGATGAGCCAGACCGCTCCAACCTGGCACTGCCGATCGAAGGAGCTCGAGCCTCTAGTCCAGGATCAGCTTCAACTGGTACAGATTATAAGTCTGCTCTCAGTGCTCCTCCTAGTGTGAGGATCGAAAGCTCAGCAGACCCTAGTCCTAAAGTACTTGGCACTTTTGACTCGATTAAAAACAAGGGCATCGATGAGCCTGAGTTTGTTATCGGGGACCCAACCGAAGATGATCGTCAGAAGGCACAAAAGATTTACGATGGTAATGAGGACTTCAtccagaaggagaaggctgcATCGTGGATGGGTGAAGAGGGCCCGATCAGACAACGTACACTTCAAGCTTACATGGAGTTGTACGACTTTACTAACCAGAGCATTGTTCAAGCACTGAGACAAGTTTGCGGACGATTGGTTTTTCGGGCCGAGACTCAGCAAGTTGATCGTATCCTGGTGGCCTTTTCCAAAAGATGGTGTGACTGCAATCCTAACCATGGGTTCAAGGCAACTG ATGTGATTCATACCATTTGCTACTCAATTATGCTGCTCAATACTGACCTGCATCTGGCTGATATTGAGTCGAAAATGACCCGCAGTCAGTTTATCAAGAATACCATGACAACCATCTTGCAGGCTGTCGATGAATCCGCCCCTGATGCTTTCCACCGCCCAAGCATTCTTCCAGACAAGAATGGCCTTGCGGCTGGTGAGAACCAGGACCCGCCTTCTGAGCAGGACCGACGTTCTTTCAGAAACTCTTTCAGACCCCCGGCTCGTGCTGACTCGGGTACTCTGCCTGGTGAGGGTATAGAAGACTGCGGCCCCTTGGTCAAGTCCCGCTTTAATGGCACGAGAAAGGCCTGGGAGGAACAGATAGAGGCTGTCCTCAAGGGAATCTATACCTCTATCAGAGATGAAAGGCTGCCCTTGTTTGGCGCTGAATCTGAGAAGAACGCCAGCCTACAGCCTTCCCACAGTGGAGGACTCTCTGTAATGGGGATGCTAAAGAGAACTCCTAGTGTCCTTAGTAAGGCTCCCTCGGAAAGCCAGCTATCTGTTCGCGGCCGAATCAATGAGAACGGTCGAGCCAATACGGCAAGGTGGACATCCAAGAGTCGATCTCGCGCTGGCATGAGCCGCAACGGCTTTTCTTCGAGCCGTACAAGCTTCGACGATGGCAATTCACTGTGGAGTCCTACACCGTCCTCCGCCACATGGAGCCGCCACTCTCTTGGGAGGACTCAAACATCTGTTTCACAAGACTCCTTTGGCTCTCACCTCCCTCGAGGGGACTATCAGCAATCGATCGGTTTTGCAAATGCACTGAGTCAAGCCATCATTCGGGATGAAGAAATGTACGGGGACGGTGCCCCATCCATCATGAGCTCCGAGATCCCGGCAACTCAACTCCTTGAAGACGAGTCTCTTGAACTTGCTGGGCCCCCATGGGTCAAGGAGGGAATGGTCACTCACAAGCACCACCTGGATGGCGTGgataagaaggccaaggccagaaaTTGGTCCGAAGTCTTTGCTGTCATTCAAAAGGGACAGCTGAATCTGTTTTCATTCCAGCCTAACAAATCTGTCCGTTCGAGAAACCGCGGCAGAAACGCTGGCGGTGCCCCTGCTATTGTCGGTGGTGGCAACTGGCAAGATAATGCAACGAATCTGGGCTGCTATAACCTACGACAGACTCTTGCATCTGCGCTTCCACCGCCAGGTTACTCTCGGGCCCGCCCACATGTATGGGCGCTGAGCCTTCCTAACGGTGCTGTCCACCTATTCCAAGTTGGCACACCCGAGATTTGCAAGGAATTCGTTACTACAGCCAACTACTGGAGCGCTCGTTTGAGTACCCATCCATTGACTGGTGGTATAAGTAATATCGAGTATGGGTGGAGTGAGGCCATTGTCAACAACGCTTTGGTATCAGCTATCAACGAGACCACGACCGGCAAGACATCGCGACCCGGAAGCAGCGCAGCACATGGCCGGGGGTCAAGTGTTAACAGTGGTAGTTTCCGAGGATCAAGCTTTGATCACGTTGCGGGTGCTTTCACTAACAATAGTGGACGTGGTAAGCTACCTGGCGATCGGATTCACATTGCCGAATGGGCACCACCCACCCAGAGCATGCGGCCCAGCAATCAGCCTGAGGCAGAGCAGCTCCAGACTCTGGACACCTATGTCAAAGGGATCGAGGCAGAACTACAGACACACAACCGACTCCGCAGCCCTATGCTTCTGGCTTTTACCCCTAGAGGTAGCAACGCTGTGAAGGCCATGGCCAACTGGGAGCGCAAGAGTGCGTACCTACTACGCGAAATCGTCAAGTTCACGACATACGTCGACTGTCTTAGACAAGCTGATtcgaggaagcaagaaattTACCACGAGAGGGACTTGGCGCAAAGAGCTGCGCGAGGTGAACTCAGTGAAGGCGATATGGACGtcagcagcgacgatgaaggGGATGTAACATTGAGACCTTGA
- a CDS encoding probable spliceosomal U5 snRNP-specific 15 kDa protein has translation MGSVVLPHLNTGWHVDQAILSEEDRLVVIRFGRDWDPDCMRQDEVLYKIADKVRNFAVIYLCDIDQVPDFNQMYELYDPCSLMFFFRNKHMMIDLGTGDNNKIKWVLEDKQELIDIFETVYRGAKKGRGLVVSPKDYSTRHRY, from the exons ATGGGCTCCGTCGTACTTCCCCATCTCAACACTGGCTGGCATGTGGACCAGGCCATTCTCTCAG AGGAAGATCGCCTCGTCGTCATTCGCTTCGGACGCGATTGGGATCCAGATTGTATGCGCCAGGACGAAGTGCTGTACAAGATCGCCGATAAGGTGCGCAACTTCGCCGTGATTTATCTCTGCGATATCGACCAGGTGCCCGACTTCAACCAGATGTACGAGCTGTATGACCCGTGCTCCCTCATGTTTTTCTTCCGAAACAAACACATGATGATTGATCTGGGTACCGGTGacaacaacaagatcaagtggGTTCTTGAGGACAAGCAAGAACTCATTGACATTTTCGAAACGGTGTATCGAGGCGCCAAGAAGGGTCGTGGTTTGGTCGTCAGTCCCAAGGATTATTCTACACGACACAGGTACTAG